The proteins below are encoded in one region of Nakamurella flava:
- a CDS encoding glycosyltransferase 87 family protein translates to MLLSSRPLLRRWLIAGCLLVVAGVAIGVRALFVDRVSQDYTAFLSPWYDTLAQGGGFAAVGTEVANYNPPYLYLLAAMTYLPIPKLVGVKLISIVFDVVLAGFAALVVRERFRRPAVWVTAFAVVLLAPTVVVNSSWWGQCDSIYAAFCLGSLWFLIRRRPVWACVFFGLAFAFKLQAVFFLPVLVIAIVANRHRLAALLVSPAVFALCLVPAAVAGRDWSSLLAVYPNQVSTGGTATGGAGRTGAAGFGPATGDRMPGGTGVSGTAPVGPAGNGTRSGGAGFGGGARPSGGGAASSYTQNAPTFYQWLGSGAPVVWKFLGLALGAVIGTAAAVFTWSRRRRLGATELVVLTTLLVLAIPFVLPEMHERYLYLADVATIVMAFYIRRSWPVAVLVSAASLASYAPFLWRTTPVPLGVAAAMDLVAALVTTWVAVDVLRGNDRWVRPVRSRSGRSTTPDPRPDAPADTRADTGAAERSAGTPVWGR, encoded by the coding sequence ATGCTGCTCTCCTCGCGTCCGCTGCTCCGGCGGTGGCTGATCGCCGGTTGCCTGCTCGTGGTCGCGGGGGTGGCGATCGGTGTCCGCGCGTTGTTCGTCGACCGGGTCAGCCAGGACTACACCGCCTTTCTCAGCCCGTGGTACGACACCCTCGCCCAGGGCGGGGGTTTCGCGGCGGTGGGCACCGAGGTGGCCAACTACAACCCGCCCTACCTGTACCTGCTCGCGGCTATGACCTACCTGCCCATCCCGAAACTCGTTGGCGTCAAGCTGATCTCCATCGTCTTCGACGTGGTGCTCGCCGGGTTCGCCGCCCTCGTCGTGCGGGAGCGTTTCCGCCGTCCCGCCGTGTGGGTGACGGCGTTCGCAGTGGTGCTGCTCGCGCCGACCGTGGTCGTGAACAGCTCGTGGTGGGGGCAGTGCGACTCCATCTACGCCGCCTTCTGTCTCGGCAGCCTGTGGTTCCTCATCCGCCGCCGGCCGGTCTGGGCCTGCGTGTTCTTCGGGCTGGCGTTCGCCTTCAAGTTGCAGGCGGTCTTCTTCCTGCCCGTGCTGGTGATCGCGATCGTGGCCAACCGGCACCGCCTGGCGGCGCTGCTGGTGTCACCCGCGGTGTTCGCCCTCTGTCTGGTCCCCGCCGCCGTCGCCGGACGGGACTGGAGCAGTCTGCTCGCGGTCTACCCGAACCAGGTCAGCACCGGGGGCACGGCGACCGGTGGAGCGGGGCGAACGGGGGCGGCCGGCTTCGGACCGGCGACCGGTGACCGGATGCCGGGGGGAACGGGGGTCTCCGGAACGGCGCCGGTCGGTCCCGCCGGGAATGGCACCCGCAGCGGGGGGGCCGGCTTCGGCGGCGGCGCCCGCCCGTCCGGGGGTGGCGCCGCCAGCAGCTACACGCAGAACGCGCCGACGTTCTACCAGTGGCTCGGCTCCGGGGCCCCGGTCGTCTGGAAGTTCCTGGGGCTGGCCCTGGGGGCCGTCATCGGCACCGCGGCCGCCGTCTTCACCTGGTCCCGGCGGCGTCGACTGGGCGCCACCGAGCTGGTGGTGCTGACCACGCTGCTCGTCCTGGCCATCCCGTTCGTCCTGCCCGAGATGCACGAGCGGTACCTGTATCTCGCCGACGTGGCCACCATCGTGATGGCGTTCTACATCCGTCGGTCCTGGCCGGTCGCGGTGCTGGTGTCGGCTGCGTCGCTGGCCAGCTACGCCCCGTTCCTCTGGCGGACCACGCCGGTGCCGTTGGGGGTCGCGGCCGCGATGGACCTCGTGGCCGCCCTCGTCACGACCTGGGTCGCGGTCGACGTCCTGCGGGGAAATGACCGTTGGGTCCGGCCGGTGCGGAGCCGGTCCGGGCGGTCGACGACGCCGGACCCACGTCCCGACGCTCCGGCGGACACCCGGGCCGACACGGGCGCCGCCGAACGCTCCGCGGGCACCCCTGTGTGGGGGCGGTGA
- a CDS encoding SDR family oxidoreductase, whose amino-acid sequence MTIVLTGATGQLGRLTLDELLTRGVAAADILATGRSAEKLAELKPLGVRTAQLDYSDPASLDAAFAGADVLLFVSGSEVGQRVPQHTAVIDAAVRAGVGHVVYTSAPHADSTSLILAPEHAVTEKALADSGLSVTVLRNNWYHENYGQALAQASQTGVYLASTGTGRVASAARADYAAALAAVATQPQVRGRVYELSGDVAWDGDDFAAAATQALGRPVVYRSVSSDEHAKILTTAGLPEQLIGFLVALDANIAAGDLADATDDLRTLIGRPTTPLVDGLRALATQIA is encoded by the coding sequence ATGACGATCGTCCTCACCGGCGCCACCGGCCAGCTCGGCCGCCTCACCCTCGATGAACTGCTGACCCGCGGCGTCGCCGCCGCCGACATCCTGGCGACCGGCCGGTCGGCCGAGAAGCTCGCCGAGCTGAAGCCGCTGGGGGTGCGGACGGCGCAGCTGGACTACAGCGACCCGGCGAGCCTGGACGCCGCCTTCGCCGGCGCGGACGTCCTGCTGTTCGTCTCGGGCAGCGAGGTCGGCCAGCGGGTCCCCCAGCACACGGCCGTCATCGACGCCGCCGTCCGGGCGGGCGTCGGGCACGTCGTCTACACCAGCGCCCCGCACGCCGACTCGACCTCGCTGATCCTGGCCCCCGAACACGCGGTCACCGAGAAGGCGCTGGCCGATTCGGGTCTGTCGGTGACGGTACTGCGGAACAACTGGTACCACGAGAACTACGGCCAGGCCCTGGCCCAGGCGTCGCAGACCGGGGTGTACCTGGCCAGCACGGGCACCGGACGGGTGGCCAGCGCCGCCCGCGCCGACTACGCCGCCGCCCTCGCCGCGGTCGCCACCCAGCCGCAGGTCCGGGGTCGGGTGTACGAGCTGTCCGGGGACGTGGCCTGGGACGGCGACGATTTCGCGGCCGCGGCCACGCAGGCCCTGGGCCGCCCGGTCGTCTACCGGTCGGTCTCCAGCGACGAGCACGCCAAGATCCTGACCACCGCCGGTCTGCCGGAACAGTTGATCGGCTTCCTGGTGGCCCTGGACGCCAACATCGCCGCCGGCGACCTCGCCGACGCCACCGACGACCTGCGCACCCTGATCGGCCGGCCCACCACGCCGCTGGTCGACGGGCTGCGCGCGCTGGCCACGCAGATCGCCTGA
- the sepH gene encoding septation protein SepH, with translation MRTLRVLGLAEDGESLVFADQESGELFTAVADERLRAAARGDATRLQQLDQVDVELEPTLRPREIQSRLRAGESLADVARAANTGVGRIERYAYPVLLERSTTADRARRAHPLIDGTPTKKSLEELVTATLSARGQLSGLRWDAYRDVSGWILHLRWQAGRSENHARWSIHSGPRTDTLRPRDEAARELIDPTPRPLRTITDGAPTVVEVRSTTVTVEQVEPVTVTPAVPPAPPVPAAPAAVTAPANEPTTPAADTAAGSDDFPAAGAETTDGSAVARTGTEPSPTRARRGQRPTMPGWEDLLLGGSSPRR, from the coding sequence ATGCGCACGCTGCGGGTCCTGGGCCTGGCCGAGGACGGCGAGAGCCTGGTGTTCGCGGACCAGGAGTCCGGCGAACTGTTCACCGCCGTCGCCGACGAACGTCTGCGGGCCGCCGCCCGCGGCGACGCCACCCGGTTGCAGCAGCTGGACCAGGTCGACGTCGAGCTCGAACCCACCCTCCGTCCCCGCGAGATCCAGTCGCGGCTGCGGGCCGGCGAGTCCCTGGCCGACGTGGCCCGTGCAGCCAACACCGGCGTGGGCCGGATCGAGCGGTACGCCTACCCGGTCCTGCTGGAGCGATCGACGACCGCCGACCGGGCCCGCCGTGCCCACCCGCTGATCGACGGGACCCCGACCAAGAAGTCGCTCGAGGAACTGGTCACCGCGACCCTGTCGGCCCGCGGCCAGCTCAGCGGACTGCGGTGGGACGCCTACCGCGACGTCTCCGGCTGGATCCTGCACCTGCGGTGGCAGGCCGGACGCAGCGAGAACCACGCCCGCTGGTCGATCCACTCCGGGCCGCGCACCGACACGCTGCGCCCGCGTGACGAGGCCGCCCGCGAACTGATCGACCCGACCCCGCGCCCGCTGCGCACCATCACCGACGGCGCCCCCACGGTCGTCGAGGTCCGGTCGACCACCGTGACCGTCGAGCAGGTCGAGCCGGTCACCGTGACCCCGGCGGTGCCGCCCGCCCCGCCGGTCCCGGCCGCGCCGGCCGCGGTCACCGCACCCGCGAACGAACCGACCACCCCGGCCGCCGACACCGCCGCCGGATCGGACGATTTCCCCGCAGCCGGCGCGGAGACCACGGACGGTTCCGCCGTGGCCCGTACGGGCACCGAACCGTCGCCGACCCGGGCCCGCCGGGGGCAGCGGCCGACGATGCCCGGCTGGGAAGATCTGCTGCTGGGCGGATCCTCACCCCGTCGCTGA